From the Musa acuminata AAA Group cultivar baxijiao unplaced genomic scaffold, Cavendish_Baxijiao_AAA HiC_scaffold_1152, whole genome shotgun sequence genome, one window contains:
- the LOC135671736 gene encoding probable beta-1,4-xylosyltransferase GT43A — MGSVDRPKKRGRLWKKALVHFALCFVMGFFSGFAPRSTAILFSGRHAEHLVPAARTKSVERLVVNSTVEIPGSSSGRGQGSHDEPPPPLEVAGAREPQSPSQRLLIVVTTTRAGDRLQGALLRRLAHTLRLVPPPLLWIVVQDHADALATAAMLRTTGVMYRHLTFKENFTDPVVEADHQRNVALSHVEYHRLSGIVHFAGASNVYDLQFFDEIREIESFGTWPVAVVSTNKKRVVVDGPICHSSKVKGWISKDLSNDKRLLVTSTDMNPKPPKINISGFAFNSSMLWDPERWGRPTSLPDTSQDSIKFVHEVILEDETKLKGIPADCSKIMVWHMTRGTPLPIHH; from the exons ATGGGATCGGTGGATCGACCCAAGAAGAGGGGTCGCCTGTGGAAGAAGGCGCTCGTGCACTTCGCTCTCTGCTTCGTGATGGGCTTCTTCAGCGGCTTCGCGCCGCGCAGTACCGCCATCCTCTTCTCCGGCCGCCACGCCGAGCACCTCGTCCCCGCCGCACGCACCAAGTCCGTGGAGCGCCTCGTCGTCAACAGCACGGTCGAGATCCCGGGGTCTTCTTCTGGCCGGGGGCAGGGCAGCCACGACGAACCTCCTCCGCCCCTGGAGGTGGCGGGGGCGCGCGAGCCGCAGTCGCCGTCGCAGCGGCTGCTGATCGTCGTGACGACGACCCGGGCCGGTGACCGGCTCCAGGGCGCGCTCTTGCGGCGGCTGGCTCACACCCTGCGCCTGGTCCCCCCGCCTTTGCTGTGGATTGTTGTCCAGGACCACGCCGACGCCCTCGCCACCGCCGCGATGCTGCGGACCACTGGCGTGATGTACAGGCACCTGACCTTCAAGGAGAACTTTACCGACCCGGTGGTGGAGGCCGATCACCAGCGCAACGTCGCCCTCAGCCACGTTGAGTACCACCGACTGTCTGGGATCGTGCACTTCGCCGGCGCATCTAACGTCTACGATCTCCAATTCTTCGACGAGATCAGGGAGATCGA GTCATTTGGGACATGGCCAGTAGCAGTGGTATCAACAAACAAGAAGAGAGTGGTGGTGGATGGTCCAATTTGTCATTCATCGAAGGTCAAAGGGTGGATCTCGAAGGACTTGAGCAATGACAAAAGGTTGCTGGTAACTAGCACAGACATGAATCCCAAACCTCCAAAGATTAATATTTCAGGCTTTGCATTCAATAGCTCGATGCTATGGGATCCTGAGAGGTGGGGTCGCCCTACCTCATTGCCCGACACATCCCAG GATTCAATCAAGTTTGTCCATGAAGTCATCCTAGAAGATGAGACCAAGTTGAAGGGCATTCCTGCTGACTGTTCTAAGATCATGGTGTGGCACATGACCAGAGGAACTCCTCTGCCCATACACCATTAG
- the LOC103972332 gene encoding uncharacterized protein LOC103972332: MMKPGGVIVSSSPGREKLPAPPGLLSRKASGSRSRGRSASAARSSPMFVSRSGSLGRSSSAAATAAEEGEPSSPKVTCIGQVRIRSKRSAKPKTPKCKKARSKSSLMPCRCFHGALLCSLFAVRKRPTGGKSGGGGRRSLWRGWARIRTGGSWAYKQRNPEPVRRPPPTEFVGDGKATPDREEVEDVEETAAPEQEETRVFVPPKNALLLMRCRSAPHNRASSLATARFAGPPLPTPEPPAAEQQEVATEASGRGEEQQQQEEGDAEDDVEARGSESQRPLVLPRSKSEPARRTSAKLALPEASYCFWTSSNSSGGRRRRPSPSPEERGSLADA; the protein is encoded by the coding sequence ATGATGAAGCCCGGAGGTGTCATCGTCTCATCCAGCCCAGGGAGGGAGAAGCTCCCGGCGCCGCCCGGCCTGCTCTCCCGCAAGGCCAGCGGTAGCCGGAGCCGCGGCCGCTCCGCCTCCGCCGCCCGGTCCAGCCCCATGTTCGTGTCCCGCAGCGGGAGCCTCGGCCGCTCGTCCTCGGCGGCGGCTACGGCCGCGGAGGAAGGGGAGCCCTCGTCGCCCAAGGTCACCTGCATCGGTCAAGTCCGGATTCGGAGCAAGAGGTCGGCCAAGCCGAAGACGCCCAAGTGCAAGAAGGCGAGAAGCAAGTCGTCTCTGATGCCGTGCCGGTGCTTCCATGGGGCTCTTCTCTGCAGCCTGTTCGCCGTCCGGAAGAGGCCCACGGGGGGTAAAAGCGGCGGGGGAGGCCGACGGTCGCTGTGGCGAGGATGGGCTCGTATCCGAACCGGCGGGAGTTGGGCGTACAAGCAGCGGAACCCCGAACCGGTCAGGCGGCCACCACCGACGGAGTTCGTCGGAGATGGGAAAGCGACGCCGGATCGAGAAGAGGTTGAGGACGTGGAGGAGACAGCTGCGCCCGAGCAGGAGGAGACCAGGGTATTCGTACCGCCAAAGAACGCACTCCTACTGATGCGATGCCGATCCGCCCCGCACAACCGGGCGTCCTCACTCGCCACCGCTCGATTCGCGGGGCCCCCCCTTCCGACCCCGGAACCTCCCGCAGCGGAGCAGCAGGAGGTGGCCACGGAAGCGAGTGGCCGAGGCGAGGAGCAGCAACAGCAGGAAGAGGGGGACGCGGAAGACGACGTCGAAGCGAGGGGATCCGAGTCGCAGCGGCCGCTGGTGCTGCCGAGGAGCAAGTCGGAGCCCGCTCGGCGGACGTCGGCGAAGCTAGCGCTCCCGGAAGCGTCGTACTGCTTCTGGACCAGCAGCAACAGCAGTGGCGGCCGGCGTCGTCGCCCGAGCCCCTCTCCGGAGGAGCGGGGCTCCCTCGCCGACGCGTAA